A part of Citrifermentans bremense genomic DNA contains:
- the ric gene encoding iron-sulfur cluster repair di-iron protein codes for MDKTVKNSVETTDSETVGAVVARDYRAAEVLEKYGIDFCCGGNVPLEAACREKGVDPQAVRRELEQAAERPLDRSQNYDAWELPFLADYIVNTHHAYLRESIPTITAYSQKIAEVHGANHPEVIEIAAIFRKVGGELMLHLQKEEEELFPAVKRLAELRKQGAGSEAQEIAKLKEILADLSHEHDDVGAAVHEIRRLANNYTVPGDVCNTFMVTYQKLKDFEDDLHKHVHLENNILFPKAAK; via the coding sequence ATGGATAAAACAGTAAAGAATTCCGTCGAAACTACCGATTCAGAAACCGTAGGCGCCGTGGTTGCCAGGGACTACCGCGCAGCTGAGGTGTTGGAAAAGTACGGCATAGACTTCTGCTGCGGAGGGAATGTCCCTCTGGAAGCGGCCTGCCGCGAGAAGGGGGTCGATCCGCAGGCGGTGCGGCGTGAACTGGAGCAGGCGGCAGAGCGCCCCCTGGATCGCAGCCAGAATTACGACGCCTGGGAACTCCCTTTCCTGGCGGACTACATCGTCAACACGCACCACGCCTATCTGAGGGAAAGCATCCCGACCATCACCGCCTACTCTCAGAAGATCGCCGAGGTGCATGGCGCCAACCATCCCGAAGTGATCGAGATAGCCGCCATTTTCCGGAAAGTTGGGGGCGAACTGATGCTGCACCTGCAAAAGGAAGAGGAAGAGCTCTTCCCGGCGGTAAAAAGGCTGGCGGAGCTGCGAAAACAGGGAGCCGGCTCCGAGGCACAGGAAATCGCCAAGTTGAAAGAGATACTGGCCGACCTGAGCCACGAGCATGACGATGTGGGGGCTGCGGTGCACGAGATAAGGCGGCTGGCCAACAACTACACCGTCCCCGGGGATGTCTGCAACACCTTCATGGTCACCTACCAGAAGCTGAAGGATTTCGAGGACGACCTGCACAAGCACGTTCACTTGGAGAACAACATCCTCTTCCCCAAGGCTGCAAAGTAG
- a CDS encoding cbb3-type cytochrome c oxidase subunit II: MIENKPIVFLLLATLTILVGTVITMVLPFRWINDPKLAIASVKPYTPLQLEGRDIYIREGCNNCHTQTVRPLLSDVERYGEYSKSGEFVYDQPFLWGSRRNGPDLARIGGKYPDAWHVKHMKDPRSMVPRSNMPAYAFMQQPLDTSLTERKMKALGFPYTQADLDALKGKTELDAMVAYLQKVGNDIPWRKTGRAEVMGELKNPFQDNKAVLPEAKALYREHCAQCHGEDLKGEVGPDLRDMDKPDAAVFGIIYSGTQAGMPGFGDSLGKERTWKVVTYIKSVHRR; the protein is encoded by the coding sequence ATGATAGAGAATAAACCGATCGTTTTCCTGCTCCTGGCCACCCTCACCATCCTGGTCGGCACCGTCATCACCATGGTGCTCCCCTTCCGGTGGATCAACGACCCGAAACTCGCCATCGCCTCGGTGAAACCGTACACGCCGCTCCAGCTCGAGGGGCGCGACATCTACATCCGCGAGGGGTGCAACAACTGCCACACCCAGACGGTGCGGCCGCTTCTCTCCGACGTGGAGCGCTACGGCGAGTACTCCAAAAGCGGCGAGTTCGTCTACGACCAGCCCTTCCTCTGGGGCTCCCGCAGAAACGGCCCGGACCTCGCCCGGATCGGCGGCAAGTACCCGGACGCCTGGCACGTGAAGCACATGAAGGATCCCCGCTCGATGGTGCCGCGCTCCAACATGCCCGCCTACGCCTTCATGCAGCAGCCGCTCGACACGAGCCTCACCGAGCGGAAGATGAAGGCGCTCGGCTTCCCCTACACCCAGGCGGACCTGGATGCGCTCAAGGGTAAGACGGAGTTGGACGCCATGGTCGCCTACCTGCAGAAGGTGGGTAACGACATACCCTGGAGAAAGACCGGCCGCGCCGAGGTCATGGGAGAACTCAAGAACCCCTTCCAGGACAACAAGGCAGTGCTCCCGGAAGCAAAGGCGCTCTACCGAGAGCACTGCGCCCAGTGCCATGGGGAGGATCTGAAGGGCGAGGTGGGACCGGACCTGCGCGACATGGACAAGCCGGACGCGGCGGTCTTCGGCATCATCTACAGCGGCACCCAGGCCGGGATGCCCGGCTTCGGAGACTCCCTCGGCAAAGAGAGGACCTGGAAGGTGGTCACCTACATCAAATCCGTGCACAGGCGCTAA
- a CDS encoding c-type cytochrome: MTGKAARLIFWLGTLVSAAIFLWMTYDFHLQTPKYTHTDKLTEEVVAGKKVWHKYNCNDCHTILGFGGYYAPDMTKAIYRLGDNNIASIVQHPEVMYKNSFRKMPQLGITEPETRQLIAFLRWTSEIENRKWPPQDEKFVEAYKLRESQPQKLDKVHLVLQACGGCHTFEHQGRNVGGDLTAIANRITYDRQTLINYIINPQSVRPGVTMPPQDVSLQTAGVIADFVLSLRSTKEVKQ, encoded by the coding sequence ATGACAGGAAAAGCGGCTCGTCTCATCTTCTGGCTGGGAACCCTCGTCTCAGCCGCCATCTTCCTCTGGATGACCTACGATTTCCACCTGCAGACCCCGAAGTACACGCACACCGACAAGCTGACCGAAGAAGTAGTGGCCGGGAAAAAGGTCTGGCACAAGTACAACTGCAACGACTGCCACACCATCCTGGGCTTCGGCGGCTACTACGCCCCGGACATGACCAAGGCCATCTACCGGCTGGGCGACAACAACATCGCCTCCATCGTTCAGCACCCTGAGGTTATGTACAAAAACTCCTTCAGGAAGATGCCTCAACTGGGGATAACCGAGCCCGAGACCAGGCAGCTTATCGCCTTCTTGCGCTGGACCAGCGAGATAGAGAACCGGAAGTGGCCGCCGCAGGACGAGAAGTTCGTCGAGGCGTACAAGCTCAGGGAATCCCAGCCGCAGAAGCTGGACAAGGTGCACCTGGTGCTGCAGGCGTGCGGCGGCTGTCACACCTTCGAGCACCAGGGGCGCAACGTCGGCGGCGACCTCACCGCCATCGCCAACCGCATCACCTACGACCGGCAGACCCTGATCAACTACATCATCAACCCGCAATCGGTGCGGCCGGGCGTCACCATGCCGCCGCAGGATGTGAGCCTGCAGACTGCCGGCGTCATCGCCGATTTCGTGCTCAGCCTCAGGAGCACCAAGGAGGTGAAGCAATGA
- a CDS encoding cbb3-type cytochrome c oxidase subunit I, which translates to MKTIEFESQRVSLWYFRLALVLFILQVIMGLWLSINYAFTLPQELVNVFPFSTAREIHTNTLVAWMLLGFMGGTYYILPPECDRELYSTKIAYLQLIIFVAAAVTAVIGFLFGWTRGKPLLEIPFPLNALIVVAALLFIANVAMTIIKAKVKTALQWMLLGGVTFLALMYLFGMPFYRNLNTDYYYWWWVIHLWVEGAWEIVTASIMAYIIMRVTGVERKVVEKWLYVETGLFLFTGIVGTGHHYYWIGAPDYWLWWGGIFSALEPLPIVLMVVDTWMHVRERKNPIVNPLTWYYIVGLAIYHLVGAGLWGFMHTLPPINRYTHGSQITVSHGHLAFFGAYALLNLTIFYFAMPRLKGITKYHDTAGRWGFWITTIAMFMLGLVFGIAGILQTYLERFLDIGYSTAQQTMMFWFRVAFGVGLVFLGGVLTTIWHLFTLKPSDKLAPEEVVVPPAANI; encoded by the coding sequence ATGAAGACCATCGAATTCGAGAGCCAGCGCGTCTCGCTTTGGTACTTTCGGCTGGCCTTGGTGCTGTTCATCCTGCAGGTCATCATGGGGCTCTGGCTCTCCATCAACTACGCCTTCACGCTGCCGCAGGAACTGGTCAACGTATTTCCCTTCAGCACCGCCCGCGAGATCCACACCAACACCCTCGTCGCCTGGATGCTCCTCGGCTTCATGGGGGGGACCTACTACATACTCCCTCCCGAGTGCGACCGCGAGCTCTACAGCACGAAGATCGCCTACCTGCAGCTGATCATCTTCGTGGCGGCGGCGGTGACCGCCGTGATCGGCTTTCTGTTCGGCTGGACCCGCGGCAAGCCGCTTCTGGAGATCCCCTTCCCGCTGAACGCCCTCATCGTGGTGGCCGCGCTCCTGTTCATAGCCAACGTCGCCATGACCATCATCAAGGCCAAGGTGAAGACCGCGCTGCAGTGGATGCTCTTGGGGGGGGTCACCTTCCTGGCGCTCATGTACCTTTTCGGCATGCCTTTTTACCGCAACCTAAACACGGACTATTACTACTGGTGGTGGGTGATCCATCTCTGGGTGGAGGGGGCCTGGGAAATAGTCACCGCATCCATCATGGCGTACATCATCATGAGGGTGACCGGGGTCGAGCGCAAGGTGGTGGAGAAATGGCTTTACGTCGAGACGGGGTTGTTCCTGTTCACCGGCATCGTGGGGACCGGCCATCACTACTACTGGATCGGGGCGCCGGACTACTGGCTTTGGTGGGGCGGCATCTTCAGCGCGCTGGAGCCGCTTCCCATCGTGCTCATGGTGGTCGACACCTGGATGCACGTGCGGGAGCGCAAGAATCCCATCGTCAATCCGCTCACCTGGTATTACATCGTGGGGCTCGCCATATACCACCTGGTCGGCGCCGGGCTCTGGGGGTTCATGCACACGCTCCCACCCATCAACCGTTACACCCATGGGAGCCAGATCACCGTCTCCCACGGGCATCTCGCCTTTTTCGGCGCCTATGCCCTTTTGAACCTGACCATCTTCTACTTCGCCATGCCGCGACTTAAGGGAATCACCAAGTACCACGACACCGCAGGGCGCTGGGGGTTCTGGATCACCACCATCGCGATGTTCATGCTAGGTCTCGTCTTCGGGATCGCCGGGATATTGCAGACCTACCTGGAGCGTTTCCTCGACATAGGCTACAGCACCGCGCAGCAGACCATGATGTTCTGGTTCAGGGTCGCCTTCGGCGTCGGGCTGGTGTTCCTGGGGGGCGTCCTCACCACCATCTGGCACCTGTTCACGCTGAAGCCTTCGGACAAGCTCGCGCCCGAGGAGGTAGTCGTCCCCCCCGCGGCCAATATCTAG
- the hcp gene encoding hydroxylamine reductase: MSMFCRQCEQAAKGTGCDVMGVCGKSPEVAALLDLLLHGLKGLAIYADKARALDARNTVADMFLIEGLFTTVTNVDFDPVQLAGKLRRCYDLKEQVKALYEGAWREKQGGTPAAITDGPAAWVIADTLEGLVAQGETCGVKSLHSDPDILSSIEIIIYGLKGMAAYANHACILGKTDEEVFAFFHSALAATTDPNKGLMDFVGIAMECGKLNIKVMGMLNEGHVERYGHPVPTKVQLGTRKNKGILVSGHDLRMLEEILKQTEGKGIDIYTHGEMIPAHGYPALKKYPHLYANFGGAWQDQHKEFQSFPGAIIFNTNCIQRPADSYKDRLFTWGEVGWPGVKHIAGWHFDEVINKALECPDLPDAPGKEILTGFGHNAVLGVADKVIEAVKGGAVKHFFLIGGCDGAKSGRNYYTEFAEKVPKDCIILTLACGKYRFNKLEFGDIGGIPRLLDVGQCNDAYSAVQIALALAGAFNCGVNDLPLSFILSWYEQKAHVILLSLLHLGIKDIKLGPMLPAYLSPNVLQFLVSNFNISQIGTVDADLKASLGQ; the protein is encoded by the coding sequence ATGTCCATGTTTTGCCGTCAGTGTGAGCAGGCCGCCAAGGGAACCGGATGCGATGTCATGGGTGTCTGCGGGAAGAGTCCCGAAGTGGCGGCGCTTTTGGACCTTTTGCTCCACGGTCTCAAGGGGCTTGCCATCTATGCCGACAAGGCGCGTGCACTGGATGCCCGCAACACCGTCGCCGACATGTTCCTCATCGAAGGGCTCTTCACCACGGTGACCAACGTCGATTTCGATCCGGTGCAGCTGGCCGGCAAGCTCAGAAGGTGCTACGACCTGAAGGAACAGGTCAAGGCACTGTACGAGGGGGCCTGGCGCGAGAAGCAGGGGGGGACGCCTGCGGCCATCACGGACGGCCCCGCCGCCTGGGTTATCGCTGATACCCTGGAAGGGCTCGTGGCCCAGGGTGAAACCTGCGGCGTCAAGAGCCTGCACAGCGACCCCGACATCCTCTCCTCCATCGAGATCATCATCTACGGCTTGAAGGGTATGGCGGCCTACGCGAACCACGCCTGCATCCTCGGGAAGACCGACGAGGAGGTCTTCGCCTTCTTCCACAGCGCGCTTGCCGCCACCACCGACCCGAACAAGGGGCTGATGGACTTCGTCGGCATCGCCATGGAGTGCGGCAAGCTCAACATCAAGGTGATGGGGATGTTGAACGAGGGGCACGTCGAGCGCTACGGCCACCCGGTCCCGACCAAGGTCCAGCTTGGCACCCGCAAGAACAAGGGGATCCTGGTCTCCGGCCACGACCTCAGGATGCTGGAGGAGATCCTCAAGCAGACCGAAGGGAAGGGGATCGACATCTACACCCACGGCGAGATGATCCCGGCCCACGGCTACCCGGCGCTCAAGAAGTACCCGCACCTCTACGCCAACTTCGGCGGCGCCTGGCAGGACCAGCACAAGGAGTTCCAGTCCTTCCCCGGCGCCATCATCTTCAACACCAACTGCATCCAGCGCCCCGCCGACAGCTACAAAGACCGCCTCTTCACCTGGGGCGAGGTGGGGTGGCCCGGCGTCAAGCACATCGCCGGCTGGCACTTCGACGAAGTGATCAACAAGGCGCTCGAGTGCCCGGACCTCCCCGACGCTCCGGGCAAGGAGATCCTGACCGGCTTCGGGCACAACGCCGTCCTCGGCGTGGCCGACAAGGTCATCGAGGCGGTGAAGGGTGGAGCGGTCAAGCACTTCTTCCTGATCGGCGGCTGCGACGGCGCTAAGAGCGGCAGGAACTACTACACCGAGTTCGCGGAGAAGGTCCCCAAGGACTGCATCATCCTGACCCTTGCCTGCGGCAAGTACCGCTTCAACAAGCTCGAGTTCGGGGACATCGGGGGCATCCCGCGCCTTCTGGACGTGGGGCAGTGCAACGACGCCTACTCCGCGGTCCAGATCGCCCTGGCCCTGGCCGGAGCCTTCAACTGCGGCGTCAACGATCTGCCGCTTTCCTTCATCCTTTCCTGGTACGAACAGAAGGCGCACGTCATCCTGCTTTCGCTTCTGCACCTGGGGATCAAGGACATCAAGCTCGGTCCCATGCTTCCCGCCTATCTCTCGCCGAACGTGCTGCAGTTCTTGGTCAGCAACTTCAACATCAGCCAGATCGGCACCGTCGACGCCGACCTCAAGGCTAGCCTCGGGCAATAG
- a CDS encoding divergent polysaccharide deacetylase family protein: MAKKGRAVNRRKPSPGGRRPWVALLAVAILIALALFFLEKSRKEPAPTAPAKVAAPAVSTPHLPLPEHEKPVQQTLSTARVPVPKHHAASLPKAHGPGRVAVIIDDMGSSLQELQTLQSIGLPITYSIIPSLPRARQVADSAHAAGAEVMVHMPMEPEGYPKQKMESIGLLVAMDDAEIAKRVSDYFSRVPHAVGANNHMGSRFTQHADKMEAALGVLKEKGVFFIDSRTSPASVGYQTARALGIKAGTRQVFLDNVQDEGAIGKQLFEAATIARKRGGAIAICHPHPATLRALKAYLPELAKTGITFVYASALTS, from the coding sequence TTGGCAAAAAAGGGCAGGGCGGTAAACAGACGTAAACCTTCACCGGGGGGGCGCAGGCCGTGGGTCGCGCTGCTGGCGGTCGCCATACTGATCGCTCTGGCCCTGTTCTTTCTGGAGAAGAGCCGCAAGGAGCCGGCGCCGACTGCGCCGGCAAAGGTCGCAGCACCGGCGGTTTCCACTCCGCATCTCCCGCTTCCCGAGCATGAAAAGCCGGTGCAGCAAACCCTCTCGACTGCCCGGGTCCCGGTTCCCAAGCACCATGCCGCATCCCTTCCCAAAGCGCATGGGCCGGGGCGCGTAGCCGTCATCATCGACGACATGGGGAGCAGCCTTCAGGAACTGCAGACGCTGCAATCCATCGGGCTCCCCATCACCTATTCCATCATCCCGAGCCTCCCCCGCGCGCGGCAGGTGGCCGATTCCGCGCATGCGGCCGGCGCGGAGGTGATGGTGCACATGCCGATGGAGCCCGAGGGGTATCCGAAGCAGAAGATGGAAAGCATAGGGCTGCTCGTCGCCATGGACGACGCCGAGATAGCGAAGCGGGTGAGCGATTATTTCAGCCGCGTACCGCACGCCGTCGGTGCCAACAACCACATGGGGTCGCGCTTCACCCAGCATGCGGACAAGATGGAGGCGGCGCTCGGGGTCTTGAAGGAGAAGGGGGTTTTCTTCATCGACAGCAGGACTTCTCCCGCCTCGGTGGGGTACCAGACCGCCCGCGCGCTGGGGATAAAGGCGGGGACCAGGCAGGTGTTCCTGGACAACGTGCAGGACGAGGGGGCCATAGGGAAGCAGCTTTTCGAGGCCGCCACCATCGCCAGGAAAAGGGGCGGGGCTATCGCCATCTGCCACCCGCACCCCGCGACCCTGCGCGCCCTGAAGGCGTACCTGCCGGAGTTGGCTAAAACCGGCATCACCTTCGTCTACGCTTCCGCTTTAACCAGCTAA
- a CDS encoding c-type cytochrome: protein MSDENKEYDGIRYRPEKKSPLVFRILFYGLILWAIPFMGYYLFSGWSSYAEFDQIKKAKEARLAVQKEKHEEASPRSANEEIRSTDLIAEGKKEFGERCAACHGADGKGGIGPDLTSKNYKYGRSAPEVTTSIVDGRPGGMPSFKNDLSGDKVQGLVQFVLSL, encoded by the coding sequence ATGTCCGACGAAAATAAGGAATACGACGGCATCAGGTACCGACCGGAAAAGAAATCCCCCCTGGTTTTCAGGATCCTGTTCTACGGGCTGATCCTTTGGGCCATCCCCTTCATGGGGTATTACCTCTTCAGCGGCTGGAGCTCGTACGCCGAGTTCGACCAGATCAAGAAGGCAAAGGAGGCCCGGCTGGCGGTCCAGAAAGAGAAGCACGAGGAGGCTTCACCCCGCAGCGCCAACGAGGAGATCCGGAGCACCGACCTGATCGCCGAGGGGAAGAAAGAGTTCGGCGAGCGCTGCGCCGCCTGCCACGGAGCGGACGGCAAGGGGGGCATCGGCCCCGACCTGACCAGCAAAAATTACAAGTACGGCAGGAGCGCCCCCGAAGTGACCACTAGCATCGTCGACGGCCGCCCAGGTGGAATGCCGAGCTTCAAGAACGACCTGTCCGGCGACAAGGTGCAGGGGCTAGTGCAGTTCGTGCTGTCGCTTTGA
- a CDS encoding bacteriohemerythrin: MAIEWQDNLSIGVLEIDIQHKLLFDKFNSFLDAYQSDGNTEGTLRMFWFLEAYAVTHFKEEEKLMQQLAFPAFHAHRQKHGAFIENVNQLKERLKVEGLSQALVTTMTNFITSWLVQHISTEDRAIGTFVNKNAGRV, encoded by the coding sequence GTGGCGATAGAGTGGCAGGACAATCTCAGCATCGGCGTCTTGGAGATAGACATCCAGCACAAGCTTCTCTTTGACAAGTTCAACAGTTTTCTCGACGCGTACCAGTCCGACGGAAATACCGAGGGCACCCTGCGCATGTTCTGGTTCCTCGAAGCCTATGCCGTCACCCACTTCAAGGAAGAGGAAAAACTGATGCAGCAACTGGCCTTCCCTGCATTCCACGCCCACCGTCAGAAGCACGGGGCTTTCATCGAAAATGTCAACCAGCTTAAAGAGCGCTTGAAGGTGGAAGGTCTGAGCCAGGCTTTGGTGACCACCATGACCAACTTCATCACCTCGTGGCTGGTACAGCACATCTCCACCGAGGACCGCGCCATCGGCACTTTCGTGAACAAAAACGCCGGCAGGGTGTAA
- a CDS encoding ParA family protein, with amino-acid sequence MRAMKNYPYVITVSSEKGGVGKTTLATNLAIFLKGLDENLPVSILSFDNHFTVDKMFSIKGQQLRGSVADLLLETKGADLLHTGQYGVNYIPSSTSLPNLKASLRGPMVLARLLAMSEIPGILIVDTRPDLDVMTQNALYAADRVLVPIKDMASMDNCRNIFELFDKRGLDRKSLSLIPCLIDERIKFEGLFKDQKTLLKAFAINRGFRCLDIFISKSPKVESLNTNPEGKIYPILTHGRGTDVYGQFTALGQTCLEEYYHTEEPRALLYDKWQNEENKRKKEEYFGRLSGLKSQCLVCGKELKQESQVSYYCESSDGAASGFMEADCFTGFLISTIFKIERELPADDPTRMMIHQTALESVFVLNPGDGNEPGSIDFHRFDLTGSELLKKKYPLARGPQRDGFSGILDGTLAGYQGELRDAFLMVHPVNGDNPASILVDENYREMAKLKKRIAEQL; translated from the coding sequence ATGCGCGCCATGAAAAATTACCCTTATGTAATAACCGTTTCCTCTGAAAAGGGGGGCGTGGGCAAGACCACGCTGGCGACCAACCTGGCGATCTTCCTGAAGGGGCTGGACGAGAATCTTCCCGTCTCCATCTTGTCCTTCGACAACCACTTCACCGTCGACAAGATGTTCTCCATCAAGGGGCAGCAGCTGCGCGGCTCGGTAGCCGACCTGCTCCTGGAGACCAAGGGGGCGGACCTGCTGCACACCGGCCAGTACGGGGTGAACTACATCCCCTCCTCCACTTCGCTTCCGAACCTGAAGGCTTCGCTCAGGGGGCCGATGGTGCTGGCGCGGCTTCTGGCGATGTCGGAGATCCCCGGCATCCTCATCGTCGACACCCGTCCGGACCTGGACGTCATGACCCAGAACGCGCTCTACGCCGCTGACCGGGTCCTGGTCCCGATCAAGGACATGGCGAGCATGGACAACTGCAGGAACATCTTCGAGCTCTTCGACAAGAGGGGACTGGACAGAAAGAGCCTGTCGCTCATCCCCTGCCTGATCGACGAGCGCATCAAGTTCGAGGGGCTCTTCAAGGACCAGAAGACCCTTCTCAAGGCCTTCGCCATCAACCGCGGCTTCCGCTGCCTCGACATCTTCATCTCCAAGAGCCCCAAGGTGGAAAGCCTCAACACGAATCCCGAGGGGAAGATCTACCCGATCCTCACCCATGGCCGCGGCACCGACGTCTACGGCCAGTTCACGGCACTGGGGCAGACCTGCCTTGAGGAGTATTACCATACCGAGGAGCCGAGGGCGCTCTTGTACGACAAGTGGCAAAACGAGGAGAACAAGCGCAAGAAGGAAGAGTACTTCGGGAGGCTTTCGGGGCTCAAGAGCCAGTGCCTGGTCTGCGGAAAGGAACTGAAGCAGGAGTCGCAGGTTTCCTACTACTGCGAGAGCTCGGACGGCGCCGCGAGCGGCTTCATGGAAGCCGACTGCTTCACCGGCTTCCTCATCTCGACCATCTTCAAGATAGAGCGGGAGCTTCCCGCCGACGACCCGACCCGGATGATGATCCACCAGACCGCGCTGGAGTCGGTGTTCGTCTTGAACCCGGGCGACGGCAACGAGCCTGGGAGCATCGACTTCCACCGCTTCGATCTTACCGGGAGCGAGCTCCTAAAGAAGAAGTACCCGCTGGCGCGCGGGCCGCAGCGCGACGGCTTCTCGGGGATCCTGGACGGCACCCTGGCAGGGTACCAGGGGGAGTTGCGCGACGCCTTCCTGATGGTGCACCCGGTAAACGGCGACAACCCCGCCTCCATCTTGGTGGACGAGAACTACCGCGAAATGGCGAAGCTGAAAAAGAGGATCGCGGAACAGCTTTAA
- a CDS encoding cbb3-type cytochrome c oxidase subunit 3 codes for MDLASIYYLGVTIALFLIFAAIVARTYSKKHKARGEEPKYRMMDDDHPKETDKGGRDVRRK; via the coding sequence ATGGATCTGGCGAGCATCTACTACCTCGGGGTCACTATCGCGCTCTTCCTGATCTTCGCCGCCATCGTGGCACGGACCTACAGCAAGAAGCACAAGGCCCGCGGCGAGGAGCCCAAGTACCGGATGATGGACGACGACCACCCCAAAGAGACAGACAAAGGAGGACGAGATGTCCGACGAAAATAA
- a CDS encoding cbb3-type cytochrome c oxidase subunit I, with protein sequence MNQQEGYADDVVKGFITWSMVWGLVAVLVGVLISFQIAFPQLNLPPYLTYGRLRPVHTNAGIFGWGIGSFMAFFYYITQRLTRTGIWSPGLARIQLWLFNLAIALAAVTLALGMNRSKEYAELEWPVASLVVVVWVIFAVNIVMTIVKRREEQMYISLWYILATLAGVAVLYLVNNASIPVSLTKSYSAYAGANDANVQWWYGHNAVAMVLTTPPLAIFYYFLPKATGVPIYSHRMGVIAFWSLIFMYLWTGAHHLLWAPVPDWVQTLAMGFSVMLIAPSWAAVFNGYFSMNGQWHQMRENYLVKFLIFGITFYGMQTLQGPSQAIRTFSAFIHFTDWVPGHVHMGTLGWVSLVLFAAIYYTVPRIYGTEIYSVRLANIHFWLVLAGQLMFSISMWIAGVQQAAMLNATNPDGSLHYSFMETMIEIYPYWHIRAMGGVVYLAGLSVFLYNIWKTVAGSKTHAAAQTA encoded by the coding sequence ATGAATCAACAGGAAGGTTATGCGGACGACGTCGTCAAGGGGTTCATCACCTGGAGCATGGTCTGGGGACTCGTGGCGGTCCTGGTCGGGGTGCTGATCTCGTTCCAGATCGCTTTCCCGCAGTTGAACCTCCCCCCCTACCTGACCTACGGCCGGCTGCGCCCGGTGCACACCAACGCCGGCATCTTCGGCTGGGGGATCGGCAGCTTCATGGCCTTTTTCTACTACATCACCCAGCGCCTCACCCGTACCGGGATCTGGAGCCCGGGCCTCGCTCGGATCCAGCTCTGGCTCTTCAACCTCGCCATTGCACTCGCCGCTGTGACGCTCGCCCTCGGGATGAACCGCTCCAAGGAGTACGCCGAGCTGGAGTGGCCGGTAGCGAGCCTCGTCGTGGTGGTCTGGGTCATCTTCGCGGTTAACATCGTCATGACCATCGTCAAGCGCCGCGAGGAGCAGATGTACATCTCGCTTTGGTACATCCTGGCCACGCTGGCAGGCGTCGCGGTGCTCTACCTGGTAAACAACGCCTCTATTCCCGTCTCGCTCACCAAGTCCTACTCCGCCTACGCCGGGGCCAACGACGCCAACGTCCAGTGGTGGTACGGCCACAACGCCGTCGCCATGGTGCTCACCACTCCCCCCCTGGCGATCTTCTACTACTTCCTCCCCAAGGCGACCGGGGTCCCCATCTACAGCCACCGCATGGGCGTGATCGCCTTCTGGAGCCTCATCTTCATGTACCTTTGGACCGGGGCGCACCACCTGCTCTGGGCGCCGGTGCCCGACTGGGTGCAGACTCTCGCCATGGGGTTCTCGGTGATGCTGATCGCCCCCTCCTGGGCCGCGGTCTTCAACGGCTACTTCTCCATGAACGGCCAGTGGCACCAGATGCGGGAGAACTACCTGGTCAAGTTCCTGATCTTCGGCATCACCTTCTACGGGATGCAGACGCTGCAGGGCCCCTCCCAGGCCATCAGGACCTTCTCCGCCTTCATCCATTTCACCGACTGGGTCCCGGGGCACGTGCACATGGGGACGCTGGGATGGGTCTCGCTGGTGCTGTTCGCCGCGATCTACTACACCGTCCCGCGCATCTACGGTACCGAGATCTACAGCGTACGGCTGGCCAATATCCATTTCTGGCTGGTGCTCGCCGGGCAGCTGATGTTCTCCATCAGCATGTGGATCGCCGGGGTGCAGCAGGCGGCGATGCTGAACGCGACGAACCCCGACGGAAGCCTCCACTACAGCTTCATGGAGACCATGATCGAGATCTACCCCTACTGGCACATAAGGGCCATGGGAGGGGTGGTCTATCTCGCCGGGCTCAGCGTGTTCCTCTACAACATCTGGAAGACCGTCGCCGGCTCGAAGACGCATGCCGCGGCGCAGACGGCCTAG